One Janthinobacterium sp. TB1-E2 genomic region harbors:
- the dcd gene encoding dCTP deaminase, which produces MTIKSDKWIRRMAETTGMIEPFEPGQVKERDGNRIVSYGTSSYGYDIRCADEFKLFTNINTTIVDPKDFDANNFVDVSGKGYCIIPPNSFALARTVEYFRIPRNVLTICLGKSTYARCGIIVNVTPFEPEWEGYVTLEFSNTTPLPAKIYANEGVAQVLFFESDEVCETSYKDRGGKYQGQVGVTLPKT; this is translated from the coding sequence ATGACGATTAAAAGCGATAAATGGATACGCCGCATGGCGGAAACAACGGGCATGATCGAGCCGTTCGAACCGGGCCAGGTCAAGGAACGCGACGGCAACCGCATCGTGTCCTACGGCACGTCCAGCTATGGCTATGACATCCGCTGCGCCGACGAGTTCAAGTTGTTCACCAACATCAACACGACCATCGTCGACCCCAAGGATTTTGACGCGAACAATTTCGTCGACGTGTCGGGCAAGGGCTATTGCATCATCCCGCCGAACTCGTTTGCGCTGGCCCGTACCGTGGAATATTTCCGCATTCCCCGCAACGTGCTGACGATTTGCCTGGGCAAGAGTACCTATGCCCGTTGCGGCATCATCGTCAACGTCACCCCGTTCGAACCGGAATGGGAAGGCTATGTGACCTTGGAGTTTTCCAACACGACACCGCTGCCGGCCAAAATCTACGCCAACGAAGGCGTGGCGCAAGTGCTGTTCTTCGAGTCCGATGAAGTGTGCGAAACGTCGTACAAGGACCGTGGCGGCAAATACCAGGGCCAGGTCGGGGTGACATTGCCGAAGACCTGA